Sequence from the Acidimicrobiia bacterium genome:
CGACGAGGGGGGTTCCTTTGGCGATGCGATCGCCCACGCTCGTGCCGTGGGGCACGAAATCGTGGCGCCGCACTGGAGCCTGGTGAACGGACCGGTTCCCGATGATCTCTCGATCTCGGTGTGGACGATGAATGATCCTGACCTCGTTACCATCTTGGCGGAATGGGGAGTCGACGCCATTATCACGGATGATCCCGGACTTATAGCTGAGGCGCTTGAGCGCGTCAGCGGAGGTGAAGATGTCAATTGAACAAGAGCTGAATGACGAATTGAAAGATGCCATGCGGAACAAGGACCAGGCTCGTCTGGCTGCGATTCGAGGCGTCAAGTCAGATATGGGAAAGCGGTTGTCCGAACCCGGTGCCACGGGCGATGCAGATGATGCGATGTGGGTCGAAGTCATAGCCGGGTTCGTGAAGCGGAACCAGAAAGCCAAAGCTGAATACGACGGGCTCGGAGAGCGAGGCGCCGAGTTCTCGGCCAAATTGGCGCGGGAGTCCGAGTATTTGAGTCGATGGCTGCCCACAAAGCTCGATGA
This genomic interval carries:
- a CDS encoding GatB/YqeY domain-containing protein translates to MSIEQELNDELKDAMRNKDQARLAAIRGVKSDMGKRLSEPGATGDADDAMWVEVIAGFVKRNQKAKAEYDGLGERGAEFSAKLARESEYLSRWLPTKLDETATRLIVDEAIVAAGAVGPADAGKVMGLIMANHKDDVDGSLVNRLVRAALAE